One Triticum dicoccoides isolate Atlit2015 ecotype Zavitan chromosome 3B, WEW_v2.0, whole genome shotgun sequence genomic window, ATGGGGATCAAGAAGAAGGCCGGCGAGCTGTCCGTCCTGTGCGGCGTCGACACGTGCTACATCATGTACCGCGAGGGCGGGGCCTCCCCGCCGGAGGTGTACCCGTCGGTCCCGGAGGCGATGCGCGTCATCGACCGCTTCAGGGCCATGCCGGAGCTGGACCAgtgcaagaagaagatggacggggAGGACTACGTCCGGGAGCGCATCGCCAAGATCCAGGAGCAGCTGCGCAGGGCGCAGCGCGACAACCGCCAGCTCGAGACCACGCTGCTCCTCCACGACGCCCTGGTCGGCCGCCGccagggcctcgccggcgtcgccaTCGAGCAGCTCGTCAGCCTCGGCTGGATGGCGGAGAGCTACGTCAAGA contains:
- the LOC119281051 gene encoding agamous-like MADS-box protein AGL80, with amino-acid sequence MARKKVAIEYIASDPTRKATARKRDMGIKKKAGELSVLCGVDTCYIMYREGGASPPEVYPSVPEAMRVIDRFRAMPELDQCKKKMDGEDYVRERIAKIQEQLRRAQRDNRQLETTLLLHDALVGRRQGLAGVAIEQLVSLGWMAESYVKKVSDCIAYRSMQQQPQPQLQHAGVQAEPPHYAAAVADVEAPPHQQL